Proteins co-encoded in one Leucobacter exalbidus genomic window:
- a CDS encoding SDR family oxidoreductase, with protein sequence MKKRVVVTGASSGIGAASVRRFAALGWETVAVARRKDRLDVLAQETGAYPIVCDVTDEAQLAALAAEVAATGGATALLGNAGGAIGTESVEHSSTDDWRRMFEVNVLGLRATIAALLPVLRDGARETGWASIMTLTSTAGHDVYPGGGGYNAAKFAAHALTGVLRLELAGEPIRVMEIAPGLVHTEEFTLNRLRGDAQGVDKTYADVIPLRAEDVANVIVNAFEQPPHVNQDLIVLRPVAQSSVFHTHRGDLTPRA encoded by the coding sequence ACGCGTAGTGGTGACCGGGGCAAGCTCAGGAATTGGGGCCGCAAGCGTGCGCCGCTTTGCCGCGCTGGGGTGGGAGACCGTCGCCGTCGCGCGCCGCAAGGATCGCCTCGACGTCCTTGCACAAGAAACCGGCGCGTACCCGATCGTGTGCGACGTCACCGATGAGGCCCAGCTTGCCGCCCTCGCCGCCGAGGTCGCTGCGACCGGCGGCGCCACCGCGCTGCTGGGCAACGCCGGCGGTGCGATCGGCACCGAATCGGTCGAGCACTCATCAACCGATGACTGGCGCCGCATGTTCGAGGTCAACGTACTGGGGCTGCGCGCCACCATCGCTGCGCTGCTGCCCGTGCTGCGTGATGGCGCCCGCGAAACCGGGTGGGCCTCGATCATGACGCTCACCTCCACCGCCGGCCACGACGTCTACCCGGGCGGCGGCGGGTACAACGCCGCCAAATTCGCGGCCCACGCCCTCACCGGGGTGCTACGGCTCGAACTCGCTGGCGAACCCATTCGGGTGATGGAAATCGCCCCCGGCCTCGTGCACACCGAAGAGTTCACGCTCAACCGGTTGCGCGGCGACGCCCAGGGCGTTGATAAAACGTACGCCGACGTCATTCCGCTGCGGGCCGAAGACGTCGCAAACGTCATCGTGAACGCGTTCGAACAGCCACCTCACGTCAATCAAGACCTCATCGTGCTGCGCCCCGTTGCCCAGTCGAGTGTGTTCCATACGCACCGCGGCGACCTGACGCCGCGCGCCTGA
- a CDS encoding uracil-DNA glycosylase — MSESPELPAPLAALAAAGRVAPDWAAALAPVAAEIAEIARFCDAERAAGYEVLPTEDRIFRAFERPLSAARVLVLGQDPYPTPGHAMGLAFSAEPEVQPLPRSLANLFRELHDDLGIAPAIHGDLSAWSGQGVLLLNRVLTVRAGDAGSHRNKGWERVTDRAIDALVARGGPLVAVLWGNDARALAPRLEGMPIIESAHPSPLSARRGFFGSKPFSRVNEELAHLGAAPIDWTVGPSQAENQLW, encoded by the coding sequence CTGTCTGAGTCGCCTGAGCTGCCCGCCCCGCTCGCAGCGCTCGCCGCAGCGGGGCGCGTCGCTCCCGACTGGGCCGCCGCGCTCGCCCCCGTCGCCGCCGAGATCGCCGAGATCGCGCGGTTTTGTGACGCCGAACGCGCGGCCGGGTATGAGGTGTTGCCTACTGAGGATCGCATCTTTCGGGCGTTCGAGCGACCTCTGTCGGCCGCTCGCGTGCTTGTGCTCGGGCAAGACCCGTACCCGACGCCGGGGCACGCCATGGGGCTCGCGTTCTCGGCGGAGCCCGAGGTGCAGCCCCTGCCACGTAGCCTCGCCAACCTGTTTCGCGAACTGCACGATGACCTGGGCATCGCCCCCGCGATCCACGGTGATCTGAGTGCTTGGAGCGGCCAGGGAGTGCTGCTGTTAAACCGGGTGCTGACGGTGCGCGCTGGCGACGCCGGATCCCACCGCAACAAGGGGTGGGAGCGTGTCACCGACCGCGCCATCGATGCGCTGGTGGCGCGCGGCGGGCCGCTCGTCGCGGTGCTGTGGGGCAACGATGCGCGGGCGCTCGCTCCACGGCTCGAAGGCATGCCCATCATCGAGAGCGCGCACCCATCGCCGCTGTCTGCGCGCCGCGGATTCTTCGGCTCCAAGCCATTTAGTCGGGTAAACGAAGAGCTCGCCCACTTAGGCGCGGCCCCCATCGATTGGACCGTCGGCCCCTCGCAGGCCGAAAATCAGCTCTGGTGA
- a CDS encoding SDR family NAD(P)-dependent oxidoreductase, which yields MARTYVVTGAASGIGKATAQILKDAGHTVIGVDLKGTDVSGDLSSTAGRVQAAEEATRLAGGTVDAVIACAGLSIPRAITVAVNYFGMTEFIEAMQPALAKSAAPRVALISSMASMQPVIAPLVDAMLEGNEAAAMEIAAQAAEDPRAANVIYPSSKLAISRWVRREAPTAKWAGAGIPVNAVAPGTVVTPMTKELLATAEGKAMTDAYVPMPLNSHQPAESIANLLIWLTSVENSHCCGQTIYCDGGADTVLRGDDIWSWNNDNIRAKFTEISASLAK from the coding sequence ATGGCACGCACTTATGTAGTCACCGGCGCAGCTTCGGGCATCGGCAAGGCCACTGCCCAGATCCTCAAGGATGCTGGCCACACCGTCATCGGCGTTGACCTCAAGGGCACCGACGTTTCGGGCGACCTGTCCTCGACCGCTGGCCGCGTGCAGGCAGCCGAAGAGGCCACCCGCCTCGCTGGCGGCACCGTCGACGCGGTCATCGCGTGCGCAGGCCTCTCCATCCCCCGCGCCATCACGGTGGCCGTGAACTACTTCGGCATGACCGAGTTCATCGAGGCCATGCAGCCCGCTCTCGCCAAGTCAGCGGCACCCCGCGTCGCCCTGATCTCGTCGATGGCCTCAATGCAGCCGGTCATCGCACCGCTCGTTGACGCCATGCTCGAGGGCAACGAAGCAGCCGCAATGGAAATCGCGGCTCAGGCTGCCGAGGATCCCCGCGCCGCCAACGTGATCTACCCGTCGTCGAAGCTCGCTATCTCACGCTGGGTACGCCGCGAGGCCCCCACCGCTAAGTGGGCTGGCGCTGGCATCCCCGTGAACGCGGTTGCCCCCGGCACCGTAGTCACCCCGATGACCAAGGAACTGCTCGCGACCGCTGAGGGCAAGGCTATGACCGACGCCTACGTGCCGATGCCGTTGAACTCACACCAGCCTGCCGAGAGCATCGCCAACCTGCTCATCTGGCTTACCTCGGTGGAGAACAGCCACTGCTGCGGCCAGACCATCTACTGCGATGGCGGTGCCGACACCGTGCTGCGCGGCGACGATATCTGGTCGTGGAACAACGACAACATTCGCGCAAAGTTCACCGAAATCTCGGCCAGCCTGGCCAAGTAA
- a CDS encoding MarR family winged helix-turn-helix transcriptional regulator, with translation MESEPVETHSPQAATLLALTRLMSRWSSLDLQRHITAECQVSLDPTAVRMLYVMGVRRSPATPSVIADELHLSRPSTSKLITRMSDAGLLQREADPADKRSIFVSLSTAGRATFQQLFDAGISMFSQAPNGLSDDEFIQLSGLLTRLTDAFIVEATPLDTNFPL, from the coding sequence ATGGAGTCCGAACCGGTTGAAACGCACAGCCCCCAGGCTGCGACGCTCCTCGCCCTCACCCGCCTGATGTCACGCTGGTCGTCACTCGACTTGCAGCGCCACATCACCGCCGAGTGCCAGGTGTCGCTCGACCCCACCGCGGTGCGCATGCTCTACGTCATGGGCGTGCGCCGTTCCCCCGCCACCCCCAGCGTGATTGCCGACGAACTGCATCTCAGCCGCCCGTCGACTTCTAAGCTCATCACGCGCATGTCTGACGCGGGGCTGCTGCAGCGCGAGGCTGACCCGGCCGATAAACGGTCGATCTTTGTCTCACTCTCTACGGCAGGGCGGGCGACGTTTCAACAGTTGTTCGATGCTGGGATCTCGATGTTCTCGCAGGCCCCCAACGGCTTAAGCGACGACGAGTTCATACAGCTCTCAGGTCTCCTGACCCGCCTCACCGATGCGTTCATCGTTGAGGCCACCCCGCTTGACACGAATTTCCCGCTTTAG
- a CDS encoding amino acid permease: MNTTDGQPAKAHTSEVPDPARKSGDPAPAGSLRRGLTARHIRFMALGSAIGTGLFMGSAGAIKTAGPSVLLAYIIGGAAVFMVMRALGELAVRNPVSGSFSAYASRYISPFAGFLVGWTYTFEMFVVALADVTAFGIYMGFWFPDVARWIWVLAAVLFIAALNLISVKVFGELEFWFSLIKITAIVLMIVGGIAVIIFGFGTQSEGAAGLSNLLGHGGFMPNGLWGFVASFTIVMFAFGGIEVIGITAGEAKDPGRVIPQAINSVPVRILLFYVLTLGVIMCLQPWNSLDGNTSPFVAVFDSLGIPAAAHVLNFVIITAALSAINADIFGAGRMLHGLAEKGQAPKSFTRTSRGGVPYMPVVAMVAALLVGVVINALFPDQVFFLIAALATFATVLVWLVILIAHVRMKREVARGGLEPSAFPVPWWPAASYVTIAFVIAVLALIAIVPDTRPAIYVGAGWVLLLAAWYWLSQRRRAGSNPVN, encoded by the coding sequence ATGAATACGACGGACGGCCAGCCCGCTAAGGCCCACACTTCCGAGGTACCCGATCCGGCGCGAAAGAGTGGTGATCCCGCGCCCGCAGGCTCGCTGCGTCGAGGCCTCACCGCCCGCCATATTCGGTTCATGGCGCTCGGATCAGCGATCGGCACGGGCCTCTTCATGGGGTCAGCTGGCGCGATCAAGACCGCGGGCCCCTCGGTGCTTCTCGCGTACATCATTGGCGGCGCGGCCGTCTTTATGGTGATGCGTGCGCTCGGTGAACTCGCGGTGCGCAACCCGGTTTCGGGGTCGTTCTCGGCCTACGCCTCGCGCTACATCAGCCCGTTCGCCGGGTTCTTGGTGGGGTGGACGTACACCTTCGAAATGTTCGTGGTCGCCCTCGCCGATGTCACCGCGTTTGGCATCTACATGGGATTCTGGTTCCCCGATGTGGCCCGCTGGATCTGGGTGCTCGCAGCGGTGCTGTTCATCGCGGCCCTCAACCTCATTAGCGTGAAGGTGTTTGGCGAGCTCGAGTTCTGGTTCTCGCTGATCAAAATCACCGCGATCGTGCTGATGATCGTGGGCGGCATCGCCGTGATCATCTTCGGCTTCGGTACGCAAAGCGAAGGTGCCGCGGGGCTCTCGAATTTGCTGGGGCACGGCGGCTTCATGCCCAATGGGCTGTGGGGTTTCGTCGCCTCATTCACGATCGTGATGTTTGCGTTCGGCGGCATCGAGGTCATCGGCATCACTGCGGGCGAGGCCAAAGACCCGGGCCGCGTGATTCCCCAGGCCATCAATTCGGTGCCCGTGCGCATTCTGTTGTTCTACGTACTGACGCTCGGCGTCATCATGTGCCTGCAGCCGTGGAATTCGCTCGACGGCAACACCAGCCCGTTCGTAGCGGTGTTTGATTCGCTCGGCATCCCCGCCGCCGCCCACGTGCTCAACTTCGTCATCATCACGGCCGCGCTCTCGGCCATCAATGCCGACATTTTTGGGGCCGGGCGCATGCTGCACGGCCTCGCAGAAAAGGGCCAGGCGCCCAAGTCGTTCACCCGCACCAGCCGGGGCGGCGTGCCCTATATGCCCGTCGTGGCGATGGTGGCGGCGCTGCTCGTGGGCGTGGTGATCAACGCACTCTTCCCCGATCAGGTCTTCTTCCTCATCGCCGCCCTCGCGACGTTCGCGACGGTGTTGGTGTGGCTCGTCATTTTGATTGCCCACGTGCGCATGAAGCGCGAGGTAGCGCGCGGCGGCCTCGAACCCAGCGCGTTCCCGGTGCCGTGGTGGCCCGCGGCCTCATACGTCACTATCGCGTTTGTGATCGCGGTGCTCGCGCTCATCGCGATCGTGCCCGACACGCGACCCGCGATCTATGTGGGCGCGGGCTGGGTGCTGCTGCTCGCAGCCTGGTACTGGCTCTCGCAGCGACGACGCGCCGGATCAAACCCCGTGAACTAG
- a CDS encoding agmatinase family protein: MSYDEITPGTPALSNDPAWPRTGGWGAVPDGESPIDLAILGIPTSRNSLSPSNAHETPAAVREALRRYSSHVVTPGAPGRRRGKQEIVLDEALTIVDAGDAVDPDSETGEAAAQALVASLSARAQLVVAVGGDNSLTVPAALGVFGDNIETAGLITLDAHHDLRDGRSNGSPVRRLIEAGLNPRRIVQIGIADFANSAEYRKRARDYGITVIHRDELHSRSMHDVIDEALHIAGSGDGPLHVDLDVDVCDRSVAPGCPASIPGGLQAYELRLAARLLATDPRVRGIDIAEVDATADTEDQRTVRLAALCVLEAAAGLAKRLGH, encoded by the coding sequence ATGAGCTATGACGAGATCACCCCCGGCACCCCCGCACTGTCGAACGATCCGGCGTGGCCGCGCACCGGCGGCTGGGGCGCCGTGCCCGATGGCGAGAGCCCCATCGACCTCGCCATTTTGGGGATCCCCACCTCACGCAATTCGCTGTCTCCGAGCAACGCGCACGAAACCCCCGCCGCGGTGCGCGAGGCTCTCAGACGCTACTCGAGCCACGTGGTGACGCCGGGAGCCCCTGGCCGCCGCCGTGGCAAACAAGAAATCGTGCTCGATGAGGCACTCACGATTGTTGATGCGGGTGACGCCGTCGATCCCGATTCTGAGACCGGCGAAGCCGCAGCCCAGGCACTCGTGGCAAGCCTGTCGGCCCGGGCGCAGCTCGTCGTGGCCGTTGGCGGCGACAACTCGCTCACGGTGCCGGCGGCCCTGGGCGTCTTCGGCGACAATATTGAAACTGCGGGACTCATCACGCTCGACGCGCACCATGATCTGCGTGACGGCCGGTCGAACGGCTCCCCCGTGCGCCGCCTCATTGAGGCGGGGCTCAACCCGCGCCGCATCGTGCAGATCGGCATCGCCGACTTCGCAAACTCGGCCGAATACCGCAAGCGCGCACGCGACTACGGCATCACGGTGATTCACCGCGACGAGCTGCACAGCCGTTCGATGCACGATGTCATCGACGAAGCGCTGCACATCGCCGGATCAGGCGACGGCCCCCTGCACGTTGATCTCGACGTCGACGTGTGCGACCGGTCGGTGGCGCCCGGCTGCCCGGCCTCGATTCCCGGCGGGCTGCAGGCCTACGAGCTCAGGCTCGCGGCGCGACTGCTCGCCACCGACCCCCGCGTGCGCGGCATCGATATCGCCGAGGTCGACGCCACGGCAGACACCGAAGATCAGCGCACCGTGCGCCTCGCCGCATTGTGCGTGCTCGAGGCCGCGGCGGGGCTCGCCAAACGGCTCGGGCACTAA
- the hutH gene encoding histidine ammonia-lyase: MNAHHATQAASVTLGAGPLTIAEVVAVARHNAPIEIAPDGLARVSASRDIIDALASDTQPHYGISTGFGALAKVQIPVEKRQQLQRSLIRSHAAGTGAEVEREVVRALMLLRLATLATGRTGVRPAVVTTYAAIVNAGITPVVHEYGSLGCSGDLSPLAHCALTLMGEGHVRVSLDLSIPPIPAADALAAAGIEPLVLAEKEGLALINGTDGMLGMLCLALTDLAELFAIADVAAAASVEGLMGTDAVFAADLQALRPHPGQAASAANMRAVLGESQLIQRPREGEFTRVQDAYSLRCAPQVHGAARDTAAHAATVAGYELASAIDNPVVLPDGRVESNGNFHGAPVAYALDFLAIAVADLASISERRTDRFLDVSRNHGLPPFLAADAGLDSGLMIAQYTAAGIVSELKRLAAPASVDSIPSSAMQEDHVSMGWAAGRKLRRSVDGLSRVLAIELLASTRALDFRVLDPQSAAQQPSPATRAVHELFRTRISAPDTDTFLSPTITSAYEFVVSGEVRERVEGALGAQLA, from the coding sequence ATGAACGCTCACCACGCCACCCAAGCTGCCTCCGTCACCCTGGGAGCTGGCCCCCTCACCATCGCCGAGGTTGTGGCGGTCGCCCGGCACAACGCCCCCATCGAGATCGCCCCCGACGGGCTCGCACGCGTGAGCGCCAGCCGAGACATCATCGATGCCCTCGCCAGCGACACCCAACCCCACTACGGCATCTCCACCGGATTCGGTGCGCTCGCCAAGGTGCAGATCCCGGTCGAGAAGCGCCAGCAATTGCAGCGCAGCCTCATCAGATCGCACGCCGCCGGCACCGGCGCCGAGGTCGAACGCGAGGTCGTGCGCGCCCTCATGCTGCTGCGCCTCGCCACCCTCGCCACCGGTCGCACCGGTGTGCGCCCCGCCGTCGTGACCACCTACGCCGCCATCGTGAACGCCGGCATCACGCCAGTGGTGCACGAATACGGTTCACTCGGATGCTCAGGCGACCTCAGCCCGCTCGCCCACTGCGCGCTCACGCTCATGGGAGAGGGACACGTGCGCGTCAGCCTCGATCTCTCCATCCCCCCGATCCCCGCAGCCGACGCGCTCGCCGCCGCGGGCATTGAGCCGCTCGTGCTCGCCGAGAAAGAGGGCCTCGCACTGATCAATGGCACAGATGGCATGCTCGGCATGCTGTGCCTCGCGCTCACCGACCTTGCCGAACTGTTTGCGATCGCCGACGTGGCCGCTGCTGCCTCGGTTGAAGGACTGATGGGCACCGACGCCGTGTTTGCCGCCGATCTGCAGGCGCTGCGCCCGCACCCAGGCCAGGCAGCATCGGCCGCAAACATGCGTGCGGTGCTGGGGGAGTCGCAGTTGATTCAGCGCCCGCGCGAGGGGGAATTCACGCGCGTGCAAGACGCTTACTCGCTGCGCTGCGCACCCCAGGTGCACGGCGCTGCCCGCGATACGGCCGCACACGCTGCCACAGTCGCCGGGTATGAGCTCGCCTCTGCCATCGATAACCCGGTGGTGTTGCCCGACGGCCGCGTTGAATCCAACGGCAACTTTCACGGTGCCCCCGTCGCGTACGCCCTCGACTTTTTGGCGATTGCGGTGGCCGACCTCGCGAGCATCTCTGAGCGCCGCACCGACCGGTTCCTCGATGTGTCGCGCAACCACGGCCTGCCCCCGTTCCTCGCGGCAGACGCGGGCCTCGACTCGGGCCTGATGATCGCCCAGTACACGGCGGCCGGCATCGTGTCTGAACTGAAGCGGCTCGCGGCCCCGGCCTCGGTCGATTCGATTCCGTCTTCGGCGATGCAAGAGGATCACGTATCAATGGGCTGGGCCGCGGGGCGCAAGCTGCGACGCTCGGTCGACGGCCTGTCACGGGTGCTCGCGATCGAGCTGCTCGCGTCGACCCGCGCGCTCGATTTCCGTGTGCTCGACCCACAGTCGGCCGCCCAGCAGCCCTCGCCGGCGACCCGGGCGGTGCACGAGCTGTTTCGCACGCGCATTTCGGCACCCGACACCGACACATTCCTGTCGCCCACGATTACGTCGGCGTACGAGTTCGTAGTGAGCGGCGAGGTGCGTGAGCGGGTCGAGGGTGCACTCGGTGCGCAGCTCGCGTAG
- a CDS encoding IclR family transcriptional regulator, translating to MTDPKVPAADHTLRILSLLAGSRGPMAASMIATKLELPRSTVYHLLATLQEHGFVMHLPEEKRYGLGIAAVELSSAYERQEPLGRLGRPLVAQLVDRLGESCHLAVPHGRDVLYVIEERAQGSRPLVTDVDVRLPMQLTASGRAILAALPKAQVRALFPDLESFVHRHDDPDGIDRYSKLRGVLDATRTRGFALERGSVTAGLSSIGVPVLDHRGWPVAAIAVTFAEERVDPERFAPIARDVRSTAEALSSRIYGKSRV from the coding sequence ATGACCGACCCCAAGGTGCCCGCGGCCGACCACACGCTGCGCATTCTCAGCCTGTTGGCGGGCTCGCGGGGCCCGATGGCGGCGAGCATGATTGCGACAAAGCTCGAGCTGCCGCGCTCGACGGTTTACCATCTGCTCGCCACCCTGCAAGAGCACGGCTTCGTGATGCACCTCCCCGAGGAGAAACGCTACGGGCTCGGCATCGCCGCGGTCGAACTGTCGAGCGCGTACGAGCGGCAAGAACCGCTCGGCCGGCTCGGCCGCCCGCTCGTGGCCCAGCTCGTTGACCGGCTGGGGGAGAGCTGTCACCTCGCGGTGCCCCACGGCAGAGATGTGCTGTACGTGATCGAGGAGCGGGCGCAGGGCTCGCGCCCACTCGTCACCGATGTGGATGTGCGGCTGCCGATGCAGCTCACCGCGAGCGGCCGCGCCATCCTTGCGGCGCTGCCCAAGGCGCAGGTGCGGGCTTTGTTCCCCGATCTCGAATCGTTTGTGCACCGCCACGATGACCCCGACGGCATCGACCGCTACTCGAAGCTGCGCGGGGTGCTCGACGCTACCCGCACGCGCGGATTCGCGCTCGAGCGCGGCTCGGTCACCGCAGGGCTGTCCTCGATCGGTGTGCCGGTGCTCGACCACCGGGGCTGGCCGGTCGCCGCGATCGCGGTGACCTTCGCCGAGGAACGGGTGGATCCAGAGCGCTTCGCACCCATCGCCCGCGACGTGCGCAGCACTGCCGAGGCGCTATCGTCGCGGATCTACGGCAAGTCACGGGTGTAG
- a CDS encoding DUF559 domain-containing protein, which yields MPFTPRTLTPHLPLAFIAADAPRFEVSADMLRHHRFAHPHRGVYSHAPPPQTQFVEEIMRYRAESYLPLLREGEAFSHTTALLLYGCPLRTTAALHVTVQPAHNRARGKNVLGHRSLAPFSVARLRGELSCVPVATALTQSAPLLNFQELVIAIDFLVLPRGHHSCKSPLITHEDLEAALTARRSPGIGRLRAALRVARVGAESRMESIQHFELARMGIDDLEMQSHVFDTAGHWIGRFDLVDRARRRIMEYDGEQHRTDRQQYLKDERRLERARAAGYAVLRLHRENFHPAQVAVTRQLMCTFLGRTPRTLSPELERYFAECH from the coding sequence ATGCCTTTCACTCCACGTACGTTGACCCCGCACCTCCCACTCGCGTTCATTGCTGCCGACGCGCCTCGTTTTGAGGTGTCGGCAGACATGCTGCGGCACCACAGGTTCGCGCACCCTCACCGCGGCGTGTACTCGCACGCTCCCCCGCCTCAGACCCAATTCGTGGAAGAGATCATGCGCTACCGCGCGGAGAGCTACTTGCCGCTGCTGCGTGAGGGTGAGGCGTTCAGCCACACCACGGCGTTATTGCTCTACGGGTGCCCGTTACGTACTACTGCCGCGCTGCATGTGACGGTGCAGCCCGCACACAACCGGGCGCGAGGCAAGAACGTACTGGGGCACAGGTCGCTGGCTCCCTTCAGCGTTGCACGGCTCAGAGGCGAGCTTTCGTGTGTCCCTGTTGCCACCGCCCTCACGCAGAGCGCACCGCTGCTCAACTTTCAAGAACTTGTCATTGCGATCGACTTTCTGGTGCTGCCGCGCGGTCACCACAGCTGCAAGAGCCCCCTCATCACTCACGAAGATCTCGAGGCTGCCCTGACTGCGCGCCGCTCCCCCGGTATCGGTCGGCTACGGGCAGCGCTGCGGGTCGCCAGGGTCGGGGCAGAATCTCGCATGGAATCGATTCAACACTTTGAGCTCGCCCGCATGGGGATCGATGACCTCGAAATGCAGTCCCACGTCTTCGACACTGCCGGGCACTGGATCGGGCGCTTCGACTTGGTTGATCGTGCCCGCAGGCGCATCATGGAATATGACGGGGAGCAGCACCGCACCGATCGGCAGCAGTATCTCAAGGATGAGCGGCGTCTTGAGCGGGCGCGTGCTGCTGGGTATGCGGTGCTTCGGCTGCACCGCGAGAACTTTCACCCCGCCCAAGTCGCGGTCACGAGGCAGCTCATGTGCACGTTTCTCGGGCGCACCCCGCGCACCCTCTCACCCGAACTCGAGCGCTACTTCGCTGAGTGCCACTGA
- the hutI gene encoding imidazolonepropionase, with product MTTLLIDNIGELTTNDDELATAGRLRDAAVLVEGNRIAWVGPAAQAPAADTRFDAAGQALLPGWVDSHTHMVFAGDRTAEFEARMAGESYAAGGINVTVNATRAASDETLEQNLRRLIAEARAGGTTTIETKTGYGLTVADEVRLARIAGRHADAVTFLGAHLVPAEANPADYLDLVTGPMLTAVAPHVSAVDVFCETGAFDEAATRRVLEAASAAGLATRVHGNQLGHGPGVQLAVEYGALSVDHVGFLTEQDIEALAASWTGPTSLPGTVATVLPACDLSTRMPLAPARNLLDAGARIAIASNCNPGTSYTSSMAFCVATAVLQMGLTIHEAVRAATLGGAWALGMHEEGWLDPRGIAQPAVGVICPGARADLQLLAAPSVTHLAYRPGMPLTRAVWRAGIRVV from the coding sequence ATGACGACCCTGCTGATTGACAACATCGGCGAACTCACCACGAATGATGATGAGCTCGCCACGGCGGGGCGCCTGCGTGATGCTGCCGTACTCGTGGAGGGCAACCGTATTGCCTGGGTCGGGCCGGCAGCGCAGGCTCCTGCGGCTGACACCCGATTCGATGCGGCCGGGCAGGCACTCTTGCCCGGCTGGGTCGATTCGCACACCCACATGGTGTTTGCGGGTGATCGCACCGCAGAGTTTGAGGCGCGCATGGCCGGCGAATCGTATGCGGCGGGCGGCATTAATGTCACGGTCAACGCGACTCGGGCTGCCAGCGATGAGACGTTGGAGCAAAACCTGCGACGCCTCATCGCTGAGGCCCGGGCGGGCGGCACGACCACGATTGAAACAAAGACCGGCTACGGGCTCACCGTTGCAGACGAAGTGCGCTTGGCCCGCATTGCGGGCCGTCACGCCGACGCGGTGACATTTCTCGGCGCGCATCTCGTGCCCGCCGAAGCGAACCCGGCCGACTACCTCGATCTCGTGACGGGCCCGATGCTTACCGCCGTCGCACCCCATGTCTCGGCGGTCGACGTGTTCTGCGAAACGGGAGCCTTCGATGAGGCGGCTACGCGGCGCGTACTCGAGGCCGCCAGTGCCGCGGGCCTGGCGACCCGCGTGCACGGCAACCAGCTGGGGCACGGGCCGGGCGTGCAGCTCGCCGTGGAGTACGGTGCGCTGAGCGTCGACCACGTCGGGTTCTTAACTGAGCAAGATATTGAGGCGCTGGCGGCTTCTTGGACTGGACCCACATCACTCCCCGGCACCGTTGCCACGGTGCTGCCCGCGTGTGACCTCTCAACGCGCATGCCGCTCGCGCCAGCGCGCAATCTTCTCGACGCGGGGGCGCGCATCGCGATCGCGTCAAACTGCAACCCGGGCACCTCATACACAAGCTCGATGGCTTTCTGTGTGGCCACCGCGGTGCTCCAGATGGGCCTCACCATTCACGAGGCGGTGCGTGCAGCGACCCTCGGTGGGGCGTGGGCGCTCGGCATGCATGAGGAGGGGTGGCTGGATCCGCGGGGCATCGCCCAGCCCGCGGTCGGCGTGATTTGCCCGGGGGCCCGCGCCGACTTGCAGTTGCTCGCGGCCCCCTCGGTCACGCACCTCGCGTACCGCCCCGGCATGCCCCTCACTCGGGCAGTCTGGCGAGCGGGTATTCGCGTCGTCTAG